In the Colius striatus isolate bColStr4 chromosome 3, bColStr4.1.hap1, whole genome shotgun sequence genome, cagcctgaGGGATGCAGTGTGACCTGCCACTGACGGGCAAAGGGCTTCCCCGCTGCAGGTacaagcaggagctgctccGGCTGCAGGAGGCGCCCCGGGCCAGGACTGccagccagcagccacagctctgcaccacagctcccagcagcagcacttgaaAGGAAGGAGCTCTCTGCTGTGTGGACTGTGTCCTTCCTTGGCTGGGAGCGAGGAGGCACAGCCAGGGGCACCCACGTGAGCATCCTCGTCTCAAATTCAAGGTCCTagagccaggcagctgcccctggctgcaggagccctgctgctcccagcaccccacagctCAGCACACAGGGACAGCTTCCCAGGCAGCTTTTCACTGTGGAGCCATGGGGACAGCTTCCCATTCCTGTGATAACCCTGCTCCTGGGTCAGACCTGGCCCAGAGTCCAAGGGCtaaggctgctgctgcctcccctctcctcctggcTTCTCAGAGGCAAGGCCAGGGCTGCTTCCAGCTCAGCTTTGGTCTAAGAGGATAGACAAAGGCAACAAGCTGCTCTTTCATGATGGGAAAacccttttttcctctgtgtctgAGTGGAAAAGGGAATGTTCCACGAGGTGAGCAGGGCTGACCTGCTCCTTCAGCGGGAGGTGAGATGGACTGAccccctcctgctgcctcagagggctcagcagcacctgcagcccctgagcaCAGCCAAAGCCTCACAGCAACAACACACCAAGGGTTTATTTGGAGAAATAACTACAAATAAAGTAGCAAATGTACAGAAAGAGGCACTGGGGATTCAGCCCTTACACCCAGCAGTCCCAGCCCTGTTCTTTGCCCCTCCCTCACCTCCTCCAGGCTGCCTGCTCGCTGCAAAACCGAGGGGCTGCAGGTCCCCAGGAAAGAGCCTGGCCAAGCAGCCCCCGCAGGCTgagcctggggcaggggaggcTGTGATCCCTGCTCAGCCCCAAGGCCAGGCTCAGGGGGGCTGTcagaggctgctctgccccGCTCGCCGAACCTCCTTCATGTCATAGGCCCAgacctgctccagcccctgcccaagGGTGCTGGTGGGTGTccaggaggggaaggggaagcgTCCAGCCACCACCCGAGCTTCATCAGGGAGTTCTGCAAGGAGCTTGGTGGCTAAGGGAGGCttctggggagagagagagagccaGAGCCAGGTGGCCTTAGGAAAGGGTCGTGGCAGTGCCCAaggggcagctcctgggcacgGCTGGTGGGTCCCATGCTGGCAGCATCGACCACAACCCCTCCAAAACACGGGGCTGGTACCATCCCAGCATGTGGCTGGCACCAAGGCCGAGTCACGGGCAACAGGGTgtgaggaaacagcctcaagttgcacaagGGGTTCAGGTTGGAGACTGGGGACAGTTCCATCCCCAAAAGGGCTGTGAAGCCCccgtgccaggctgcccagggacgtggTGGagttccccatccctgcagggatcccaaagctgtggctgagggacaggggttggtggtggctgtggcagtgctggggggaaCAGCTGGATTCTGTGAGCTTACAGGTCTTCTCCAACCCAAATGGCTCCAAACTCGAGTGGTGCTGAGCACCAAGGTGCTGCCCACCCGGCCTCCCCTCCTAGGGAGGCTTTGCCACTGCCCCacattctctctctcctccaagcAAACCCTCCccagagctcacccagcagcGGTGGGACCTTACCACACTGGGGGCCAGGAACACGATCACGTTGTGGCAGTCACAAAGATTCACcttcaaagagaaggaaaaggggaatgGCAGAAGCAACAGGCAGAGGGGGCACTGGAGAGGGAGCCTGAGCAGCCAAACGCCTCCTGGgcctcctcctcagccctgcagggagcaaAGATGCCCCACCACACGTGGGATGGGCATGAGCTGGGTGTgaaagcagctcctgcagtgaaACACCAGCCTCAGGCAgcacctccatccctgctggCTTCTCCCCACTCAGCTTCAGCAGCACGTCCACGAAGGCCCCTGTGTGCCAACAGCACCTCAGCcctctgctcagagctgctctaAGCAGCTGCTGTCTGCAAAGCCACcctctgcaaggaaggaaggatggctGGTCCCATCTCCTGGCAGCAGCGTGGGGTGGGCAAGGAACAAGTAACCATCAGCAAAGgctgcctggagctgcaggctgAGCCCTGGGCACCACCAGACCCCCGGGATGCTGTTACCTTCCACAGATCTTTCTTCAGGAAGGAAACCTTGCCGTGGCACCCAGCCTTCCAGGCCCGGTACTTGGAGAGACACAGCAGCCAGGGATTGAGCTCGTAGCCGATGGCTGGTCTGAGACCTTGCTTGTAAGCCTCTACCacctggagagagagagagctgcACCTCCAGGGAACCTTGCTGTTGAGTCTGGACAATTtgaggggcaggggctgctgctcagctccacTTCCAGGACCTTCCAGGTCCAAAGGCTCTCTCTTTCTAGAGGGGTCATTCCCACCCTGCTCAGTGCATGGGATGCCTTCTAGAGCCACCCAAGGACCAGCTAGGGCCATCCAGGACTGTCTAGGACCACCAGGACTCTCAAGAGCCATCTAGGACCACCTAGGGCTGCTTAGGATCACTCTAGGGCTACCTAGGGCTGCTTAGGACCACCTAAGACTGCTTAGGACCACCTAGGGCTGCTTAGGATCACTCTGGGGCTACCTAGGGCTGCTTAGGACCACCTAAGACTGCTTAGGACCACTTAAGGCTGCCCAGGACACTCAGGGCTGCCCAGGACCACTTAGGGCTGCCCAGGACCACCTCAGACGGCCCAGGGCCATAGCCAGGATGCCACCTAAGACTGCTTAGGACCACCTAGGGCTGCTTAGGACCACTCAGGGCTGCCCAGGACCACCTCAGACGGCCCAGGGTCATAGCCAGGATGCCACCTAAGACTGCTTAGGACCACCTAGGGCTGCTTAGGACCACTCAGGGCTGCCCAGGACCACCTCAGACGGCCCAGGGCCATAGCCAGGATGCCACCTAAGACTGCTTAGGACCACCTAGGGCTGCTTAGGATCACTCTGGGGCTACCTAAGACTGCTTAGGACCACCTAGGGCTGCCCAGGACCTCTTAGAGCTGCTTAAGACCACTATAGGACCACCTAGGGCTGCTTAGGATCACTCTGGGGCTACCTAGGGCTGCTTAGGACCACCTAAGACTGCTTAGGACCACCTAGGGCTGCCCAGGACCTCTTAGAGCTGCTTAAGACCACTATAGGACCACCTAGGGCTGCTTAGGATCACTCTGGGGCTACCTAGGGCTGCTTAGGACCACCTAAGACTGCTTAGGACCACCTAGGGCTGCCCAGGACCACCTCAGACGGCCCAGGGCCATAGCCAGGATGCCCATTTGgaaccacagccagcagcagagaaCAGCAGCCGTGTGTGGGGTCTCCCAGTGAGCTcagcccccctccccacagcccctcgCCCaccccggggcagccccgatcccccccagcacccccgtGCCCGCCCTTACGAGCCGTCCGTCTCCCGAGCCCAGATCCACGGTCTTCCCGCAGCGGCCCCGCAGCAGCCGCAGAGCGTTGCCCACTTGCCGGGGGCTGGAGGGCTGGAAGGGCACCTGCGGGAGCGAGCGGGGCGGGGGTCGGCGCCGGGGCGGCGGCAGCCGGGTCCCGCCGCGGGACGCGGGGAGCGGGGAGCGCCGCCCGTACCTGCAGCCGCAGCGGGACCCGGCGGAAGCCCGGCATCAGCAGCACGGCCCAGGCGGCCCAGGCGGCCGCTCCGCCCGCCAGCGCCAGCTCCAGCAGCGCCCGGCCGCCcagccgcggcccggcccgccgcTCCCACGCCGGCTCCCCCGGCTCGCCCGGCTCGCCCGGCTCCATCGCGACGGAAGGGGCGGCCCCGGCTCCGGCCGCcttccgccgccgccgctgcccgtCACAGCGCGGGGCCGGCACCGGCAACGGCAGCGGTAACGGCagcggcaccggcaccggcagcGGGGCTGCGGCGGGTGGGCGAgcggggctgcggctgcggctgGCCGTGTGTGCGGGAGCTGCGGCTGCGTGTGCAGCGCTGCGTGCGGGATGCACGTGTGTGCGGGGCCGTGCACGGTGCGTGCGGCTGTGCATGAGCGAGGCGGCTCTGTACAATCAGCATTGTTTGTGGTGttaaagcccctggagctgctgcagtcccagcgctgccctcaccctgcccagcccagcactgacccacagccctcagcacctcagccccacgcctttgggatccctccagggctgggcactgccccagctccctgggcagcctggcacaggggctgacacccctctcagggaaacagttctgcctcagctccagcctcagcctcccctggggcagctgcagcccattgcctcttgtcctgtcattgctgcctggggagcagagcctgacccccagctccctgcagcctcctgtcagggagtgtcagagagtgctgctggctgccctcagcctcctcttctccaggctcagcacccccattccctcagcccctccccagcacccttgtgctccagccccttccccagctccagcccctcccagcactgacacagccctggagctgcagcctccccagggcccagcacaggggacaatccctgccctgctccagctgccacctcactgctgatcccagccaggatgccctttgcttcttgcccccctgggcacgctgctggctgctgttcagccgctggcaccaacccccccagacCCTTTCCCCTCgggcagtttccagcccctctgccccagcctggagctgcctggagTTGGAGTGACCCAAGTTCAGCACCCATCTCTTgcccttgttaaacctcatcaTAACCCTTTGTGGAGGTGTGGCTGGTTTTGcacagctgtgctgggctgtgtggttgtgcagggctgtgtgcagctACATACAGCTGTCTGTGGCTGGTTATGGCTGTGCACAGTTGTGTGCAGTGGTGCACAGTTGTGTGTGGTGCACAGTTGGTGTGTGGCGGTGCACAGTTGGTGTGTGGCGGTGCACAGTTGTGTGCAGTGGTGCACAGCTGTGTGTGATGCACAGTTGGTGTGTGGCTGTGCACAGTTGGTGTGTGGCTGTGcacagctgtgggggctgtgtgtgctgcagagtGGGCGGTGGGTTTCCTGCTGTGAGTGAGCAGCGACTGTGGGAAAATTCCAGAGTGTGGGAAGTGGAGGGGGGGTTATTGGGGCAGCCaatcccctgcagccccccccaAGCCCTCAAAGCCCCTGCAAACCTCCCACAGCTCCAGGCAGGCCCCTGCAGACCctacagcctcctgcagctccctcacctcGACActaaaggagtttctcctcctgggccagtgaagctgtttgtgtcccagcttatgtccgtcaccccttgtcctggcactgtgtgccacagaacaaagtgtccccccatcctcctgacacccaccctttggggactgagcagcattgctgaggtgcccctgagctcaggcttctctcccccaggctgcacagccccagggctgcagcctttcctgataCAAAAGTCATTCACCCGTTGCTGAtgagctggcacaggcagcagccaagGAATGAGATGCCAAAGGCTGCTCCAACATCACCCTGATTTGTGGGAATCAACTATTCTGCCCGTGGAAGAaggatacacacacacacacacatacacacagagaccAGAGCATGGAGCTCAGGGCACCCAACACCAACCAGACCCCATTAAACACAGCCCCCAGTGCAGCAttggggctgccctgggcaggaAAAGCTGTCCCTGCATGCTGTGTATGGCCCCAAAATCCTGCCCACCCCGCCAAAGGGCCCGGGGGCTGCAGCCAAGCCGGGGGCCACGGAGATTGCTCCGATTTTCTGGTGCAGGTGGAGGCTCAAGGCTGAGAGTGAGCAGAAAATCACGGGAAAtaggagctgggggaggaggggagggggcggctGCTGCAGAGGGGGAGGACGGTCCCTGGGGCAGGCGAGGTCTGCCGTGATGCTACAGAACAAAGTAATGAACGAAGCAATTGCCGGCCCCTCCTTGCCGGGGTCCCGCATCCCCTTTTGCCCCGGCCCCGGGGTGCCCGGCAGCAGCTCGT is a window encoding:
- the ANTKMT gene encoding adenine nucleotide translocase lysine N-methyltransferase, encoding MHSRTHRARPRTHVHPARSAAHAAAAPAHTASRSRSPARPPAAAPLPVPVPLPLPLPLPVPAPRCDGQRRRRKAAGAGAAPSVAMEPGEPGEPGEPAWERRAGPRLGGRALLELALAGGAAAWAAWAVLLMPGFRRVPLRLQVPFQPSSPRQVGNALRLLRGRCGKTVDLGSGDGRLVVEAYKQGLRPAIGYELNPWLLCLSKYRAWKAGCHGKVSFLKKDLWKVNLCDCHNVIVFLAPSVKPPLATKLLAELPDEARVVAGRFPFPSWTPTSTLGQGLEQVWAYDMKEVRRAGQSSL